A window from Pseudomonas moraviensis encodes these proteins:
- a CDS encoding IS3 family transposase (programmed frameshift) — MTRRYFSTDFKRDAACLVLDKDYSVSEACEAMGVGPTALRRWVEQLRAERSGKTPEKSKAMTVDQQRIQELEATIRRIEREKEILKKGYSSLDVGFPRSVRLVEELSEQYSRSELCVVFGINRSSYYERLKQRAKVDDGRNRLKIKAAELHEQSRGSMGARSLSKALCNEKESVGRYMARSLMRELGLKSQQRRRHRYKPSGAEAQYAPNHLERKFNVEIPNRVWCGDVTYIWAGTYWVYLAAVLDLHARRIVGWAMSRSPDSALTCRALKMAFESRGRPENLMFHSDQGCHYSSKVFREMLADMRIKQSMSRRGNCWDNAPMERFFGSLKSEWIPKAGYRNEDEASTDVLRYLTHYYNRIRLHSHNGYRTPVAMEALAA, encoded by the exons TTGACCAGACGATATTTTTCGACAGATTTCAAACGGGATGCGGCTTGCCTGGTTTTGGATAAAGACTATTCGGTGAGTGAAGCCTGCGAAGCAATGGGCGTGGGCCCTACAGCTCTGCGTCGCTGGGTTGAGCAACTGCGTGCGGAGCGCAGCGGCAAGACGCCTGAGAAGTCCAAGGCCATGACCGTTGACCAACAACGCATCCAGGAACTGGAAGCAACAATTCGACGGATTGAGCGCGAGAAGGAAATTTTAAAAAAGG GCTACAGCTCTCTTGATGTCGGATTCCCTCGATCGGTAAGGCTGGTCGAGGAGTTAAGCGAGCAATATTCAAGATCCGAGTTGTGCGTTGTATTTGGAATCAACCGCAGCAGTTATTACGAGCGTCTGAAACAGCGGGCGAAAGTAGATGACGGGCGCAATCGCCTAAAGATCAAAGCTGCTGAATTACATGAGCAAAGTCGCGGCTCAATGGGCGCGCGCAGCCTGTCAAAGGCGCTATGTAACGAAAAAGAGTCGGTGGGTCGTTACATGGCTCGTAGCCTGATGCGCGAGCTCGGGTTGAAGAGTCAGCAACGGCGCAGGCATCGTTACAAACCCAGCGGTGCGGAGGCGCAATACGCCCCCAATCATTTGGAGCGTAAATTCAATGTCGAGATCCCCAATCGAGTGTGGTGTGGCGACGTGACTTACATTTGGGCCGGTACTTACTGGGTTTATCTGGCTGCTGTACTTGATCTGCATGCCCGGCGTATCGTCGGCTGGGCGATGTCCAGAAGCCCGGATTCAGCTCTGACCTGTCGAGCGTTAAAGATGGCTTTCGAGTCGCGAGGACGCCCTGAAAACCTAATGTTCCATTCGGATCAGGGCTGTCATTACAGCAGTAAAGTATTTCGTGAAATGCTGGCGGACATGCGCATAAAACAAAGCATGAGTCGACGAGGAAACTGCTGGGATAACGCCCCGATGGAGCGTTTCTTTGGCAGTTTGAAATCTGAATGGATACCCAAGGCTGGCTACCGAAACGAAGATGAGGCTAGTACCGATGTGTTGCGCTACCTGACCCATTATTACAATCGGATCAGGCTGCACAGTCACAACGGATATCGGACTCCGGTAGCAATGGAAGCCTTGGCAGCATGA
- a CDS encoding cation:proton antiporter produces the protein MSFGVWVAVLGAVLLMLALTSSWLRWMPVTTSAVCLLLGIAIGPSGLDLLKLSLEESSLWMEHLTEVAVLFSLFVCGLKLRLPLTNKTWRIAFGLAGPVMILTIIGVCLLLHWGLQLAWGPSLLIGAMLAPTDPVLAALVQVNDAQDVDSVRFGLSGEAGLNDGVAFPFVILGLLLLHGDGSAGEWQHWVIRSLLWAVPAGLLTGYWMGRGIGRIALSLRIHNEDSTLGPNDYLTLALIALSYVVADAIGGYGFLAVFAAGLGLRQEEVKSTGITEVPAEHLVQPVVGHQNVEPENAVHGDTEQLEDSQVAAGIMMGDMLAFGSLVERAMEVFLVTLLGVVLIAHWDWRALWIGAVLFCLIRPLSVALMPWGKLLSGPQRLLIGWFGIRGIGSLFYLFFALNHGLDSDVAKVCTDLTLSVVALSILLHGISTQPMLARYESLKQRKS, from the coding sequence ATGAGTTTCGGCGTATGGGTTGCGGTGCTCGGCGCCGTGCTGCTGATGCTGGCCCTGACGTCGTCGTGGTTGCGCTGGATGCCGGTCACCACCTCAGCGGTGTGCCTGCTGCTGGGCATCGCCATCGGTCCGAGCGGCCTCGACCTGCTGAAACTGTCGCTGGAAGAATCGTCGTTGTGGATGGAGCACCTGACGGAAGTCGCGGTGCTCTTTTCCTTGTTCGTCTGCGGGCTGAAGCTGCGTTTGCCACTGACCAACAAAACCTGGCGCATTGCGTTCGGCCTGGCGGGTCCGGTGATGATCCTGACGATCATCGGCGTCTGCCTGTTGCTGCACTGGGGCCTGCAATTGGCATGGGGACCTTCGCTGCTGATCGGCGCGATGCTGGCGCCGACCGATCCGGTGCTAGCGGCGCTGGTGCAGGTCAACGATGCGCAGGACGTCGACAGCGTGCGTTTCGGCCTGTCCGGTGAGGCGGGTCTCAACGATGGCGTGGCCTTCCCTTTCGTGATTCTCGGCTTGCTGTTGCTCCATGGTGATGGCAGTGCCGGCGAGTGGCAGCACTGGGTGATCCGCAGTCTGTTGTGGGCGGTGCCGGCGGGTCTGCTCACCGGTTACTGGATGGGCCGCGGCATCGGCCGCATCGCGCTGTCACTGCGCATCCACAACGAGGACAGCACCCTCGGCCCCAACGATTACCTGACCCTCGCGCTGATCGCGCTGTCCTACGTGGTCGCCGATGCGATTGGCGGCTACGGCTTCCTTGCAGTGTTCGCCGCCGGCCTCGGCCTGCGTCAGGAAGAAGTGAAATCCACCGGCATTACCGAAGTACCGGCCGAACATCTGGTGCAGCCGGTGGTCGGCCATCAGAACGTCGAACCGGAGAACGCTGTGCATGGCGACACCGAACAGCTGGAAGACAGCCAGGTCGCGGCGGGGATCATGATGGGCGACATGCTCGCTTTTGGCAGTCTGGTCGAGCGGGCGATGGAGGTGTTTCTGGTGACCTTGCTCGGCGTCGTGCTGATTGCCCACTGGGACTGGCGGGCGCTGTGGATCGGCGCCGTGCTGTTTTGCCTGATCCGTCCGTTAAGCGTGGCGCTGATGCCGTGGGGCAAGCTGCTCAGCGGGCCGCAGCGTTTGTTGATCGGCTGGTTCGGCATACGTGGCATCGGCAGCCTGTTTTATCTGTTCTTCGCGCTGAACCATGGACTGGATTCCGACGTGGCCAAGGTCTGCACCGACCTCACCCTGTCGGTGGTGGCCTTGAGCATCCTGCTGCATGGCATCAGTACACAGCCGATGCTGGCGCGGTATGAAAGCTTGAAGCAACGAAAAAGCTGA
- a CDS encoding Yip1 family protein, giving the protein MSAPLVRLFTQPNFAWTDIRREEETHPRHYLAHLLLLALIPAVCLFIGTTYVGWSLAVGENVRLSTASALQLSVLLYVTIVAGVAIMGGFIRWMSRSFDARPTLNQCIGFAAYTVTPFFIAGIAGLYPSRWLAILVLGAASIYSTFLLFVGLPTFMHERKEQGLLYSACVWGVGLLVLVTMLVSMILLWFNVLIPEYLRTTVS; this is encoded by the coding sequence ATGTCCGCCCCCCTTGTCAGACTCTTCACCCAACCCAACTTCGCCTGGACCGATATCCGCCGCGAAGAAGAAACCCATCCCCGCCATTACCTCGCCCATTTGCTGTTGCTCGCGTTGATACCGGCCGTGTGCCTGTTCATCGGCACGACCTATGTCGGCTGGAGCCTCGCCGTGGGTGAAAACGTGCGCCTGAGCACGGCCAGCGCCCTGCAATTGAGCGTGCTCCTGTACGTGACGATTGTTGCCGGCGTGGCGATCATGGGCGGCTTCATTCGCTGGATGTCGCGTTCATTCGATGCGCGCCCGACGCTGAATCAATGCATCGGTTTTGCGGCTTACACAGTGACGCCGTTTTTCATCGCCGGGATCGCCGGGCTGTACCCGAGTCGCTGGCTGGCGATTCTGGTGCTTGGCGCGGCTTCGATCTATTCGACGTTCCTGCTGTTCGTCGGCCTGCCGACGTTCATGCATGAGCGCAAGGAACAGGGCCTGTTGTATTCGGCGTGCGTGTGGGGCGTTGGCCTGCTGGTGCTGGTGACCATGCTGGTGTCGATGATCCTGCTGTGGTTCAACGTGCTCATCCCCGAGTACCTGCGCACGACCGTGAGCTGA
- a CDS encoding glucose 1-dehydrogenase has translation MTDYPKPPFPKQAQPVPGSQRKMEPYPDCGEQSYVGSGRLAGKIALITGADSGIGRAVAIAFAREGADVAVAYLNEHEDAKETARWVEQAGRQCILLPGDIAEKAQCQALVDQTVERFGRIDILVNNAAFQMTHENFEEIPDDEWVMTFDVNITAMFRICQAAIKHMRPGSSIINTSSVNSDMPKPTLLAYATTKGAIANFTGGLAQMLGPKEIRVNSVAPGPIWTPLIVSTMPDEEVQNFGGSTPLGRPGQPVEVAPIYVLLASDEASYITGQRYGVTGGKPML, from the coding sequence ATGACTGACTATCCAAAACCACCCTTCCCGAAACAAGCCCAACCGGTGCCCGGCTCGCAACGCAAGATGGAACCGTATCCAGACTGCGGAGAGCAAAGCTACGTCGGTTCCGGCCGCCTCGCCGGCAAGATCGCGCTGATCACCGGCGCTGACAGCGGCATTGGTCGCGCGGTGGCGATTGCTTTTGCCCGTGAAGGTGCCGACGTCGCCGTGGCGTACTTGAATGAACACGAGGACGCCAAGGAAACCGCACGCTGGGTCGAACAGGCCGGGCGTCAGTGCATCCTTCTGCCGGGCGACATTGCCGAGAAGGCTCAATGCCAGGCGCTGGTCGACCAGACCGTCGAGCGCTTCGGTCGCATCGACATACTGGTCAACAACGCCGCATTCCAGATGACCCACGAGAACTTCGAAGAAATCCCCGATGACGAATGGGTGATGACCTTCGACGTCAACATCACTGCCATGTTCAGGATCTGCCAGGCGGCGATCAAACACATGCGTCCCGGCTCGTCGATCATCAACACCAGCTCGGTCAACTCAGATATGCCCAAGCCGACCCTGCTGGCCTATGCCACCACTAAAGGCGCTATCGCTAACTTCACCGGCGGCCTGGCGCAAATGCTCGGGCCCAAGGAAATTCGCGTCAACAGCGTCGCGCCCGGCCCGATCTGGACACCGCTGATCGTCTCGACCATGCCCGATGAAGAAGTACAGAACTTCGGCGGCAGCACCCCGCTCGGCCGTCCTGGCCAGCCGGTGGAAGTCGCACCGATCTACGTGCTGTTGGCCTCTGACGAAGCCAGCTACATCACCGGCCAGCGCTATGGCGTGACCGGCGGCAAACCGATGCTGTAA
- a CDS encoding MalY/PatB family protein translates to MTFDFDQLFDRHHTGSTKWSRYPADVLPMWVADMDFAAPPVIIEALQQRLLHPLLGYSVAQDNLREAIVADLWNKYAWRVKPQELIFLPGVESGFNMALKALVQAQQNVVVQTPNYPPLRHAPVHWGLNKVELEFDAQADGTYATPLESLREALEGGGALLLSNPHNPIGKVFDRAELQAVADICAAQSAWIISDEIHAELCFDGRVHIPTASLSPEISKRTITLMSASKAYNIAGLKTSFMIIQDATLRERVNHARCGMVDSVNPLGMEATRVAYSEAGPWLAEMKTYLQANRDWLVDAVRTRLPGVTINVPQGTYLAWLDCTALDLRDPQRFFLEQGKVGLSAGLDFGDAHQQFVRLNFGCPRALLEEGIARMERALSNRNL, encoded by the coding sequence ATGACTTTCGATTTTGATCAGCTGTTCGACCGCCACCACACCGGCAGCACCAAGTGGAGCCGCTACCCGGCCGATGTGTTGCCGATGTGGGTCGCTGATATGGATTTCGCCGCGCCACCGGTCATCATCGAAGCCTTGCAGCAGCGCCTGCTGCACCCGCTGCTCGGGTACAGCGTGGCGCAGGACAACCTGCGTGAAGCCATCGTCGCCGACCTCTGGAACAAGTACGCATGGCGGGTCAAACCGCAGGAACTGATTTTCCTGCCGGGCGTGGAGTCGGGCTTCAACATGGCGCTCAAGGCTCTTGTGCAGGCACAGCAGAATGTCGTCGTGCAAACGCCGAACTATCCGCCGCTGCGCCATGCGCCGGTACATTGGGGTCTGAACAAGGTCGAGCTGGAATTCGACGCCCAAGCCGATGGCACTTACGCCACGCCGCTGGAATCTTTGCGTGAGGCGCTCGAGGGCGGTGGCGCCCTGCTGCTGAGCAACCCGCACAACCCGATCGGCAAGGTCTTCGACCGCGCAGAGTTGCAGGCAGTGGCGGACATTTGTGCAGCGCAGAGCGCGTGGATCATCTCCGACGAAATCCACGCCGAACTGTGCTTCGACGGCCGCGTACACATTCCCACCGCGTCGCTGAGTCCGGAAATTTCCAAACGCACGATCACCCTGATGTCGGCGAGCAAGGCGTACAACATCGCCGGTCTCAAGACCTCGTTCATGATCATCCAGGACGCCACCCTGCGCGAACGCGTCAACCACGCCCGCTGTGGCATGGTCGACAGCGTCAATCCGCTGGGCATGGAAGCCACCCGTGTCGCCTACAGCGAAGCCGGGCCGTGGCTCGCTGAAATGAAAACCTACCTGCAGGCCAACCGCGACTGGCTGGTGGACGCCGTGCGCACGCGCCTGCCGGGCGTGACCATCAATGTGCCGCAGGGCACGTATCTGGCGTGGCTCGATTGCACGGCGCTGGACCTGCGGGATCCGCAGCGGTTCTTCCTTGAACAGGGCAAGGTCGGGCTGAGTGCCGGACTGGATTTTGGCGACGCTCATCAGCAGTTCGTACGCTTGAATTTCGGCTGCCCGCGGGCATTGCTCGAAGAAGGGATTGCGCGGATGGAGCGGGCGCTGTCCAACCGCAATCTCTGA
- the fdnG gene encoding formate dehydrogenase-N subunit alpha — protein sequence MDLSRRQFFKVAGIGLAGSSLGALGMAPTAAFAEQVRHFKLAHTRETRNTCPYCSVGCGLIMYSQGDAGKNVAQNIIHIEGDADHPVNRGTLCPKGAGLLDFIHSPGRLQYPQVRKPGSNEWTRIGWDEALDRIADLMKADRDANFIEKNADGQTVNRWLTTGFLAASAASNEAGYITQKVIRSLGLLGFDNQARVUHGPTVASLAPTYGRGAMTNTWTDIANANLILVMGGNAAEAHPCGFKWVTEAKAHNAARLIVVDPRFTRTASVADYYAPIRTGTDIAFMGGLINYLLTEDKIQHEYVRNYTDVSFIVKAGYGFEDGLFSGYDAKKRSYIDKSGWGYEFAEDGFVRVDPTLQDPRCVYQLMKQHYSRYNIDLASQICGMPVDAMQKIWEEIATCSTPGKTMTILYALGWTQHSIGAQIIRSAAMVQLLLGNVGMPGGGVNALRGHSNIQGLTDLGLLSNALPGYLTLASDSEQDYGQFIFKRTQVPLRPGQLSYWQNYSKFHVSLMKSWYGANATAENNWLFDHLPKLDIPNYDVLKMFDLMSQGKVNGYFCQGFNPIAALPDKNRVMGALAKLKWLVVMDPLATETSEFWQNVGPYNDVKTEKIQTEVIRLPTTCFAEEDGSLVNSSRWLQWHWKGADGPGEAQTDIRIMSELFLRLRQRYQTEGGKFPDPLLKLSWPYKIPDEPSPEELAREINGAAVSDFTDASGVTVKAGTQLAGFGLLKDDGSTASGCWIFAGSWTEAGNQMARRDNADPFGMHQHQGWAWAWPANRRILYNRASSDPAGKPWDPKKRLVWWNGKTWTGTDVPDYKADVPPEAGMNPFIMNPEGVARFFAVDKMNEGPFPEHYEPFETPIGINPLHSQNKNATSNPAARIFDSVWETLGEAKDYPYAGTSYRLTEHFHFWSKHCKLNAIAQPEQFVEIGEVLANEKGIAAGDRVRVSCKRGFIEAVAVVTKRIRPLQVNGQVVHQIGIPLHWGFTGLTRHGYLTNTLVPFLGDGNTQTPESKSFLVNVEKL from the coding sequence ATGGATCTCAGCCGTCGTCAGTTCTTCAAGGTCGCCGGTATCGGCCTTGCAGGCTCAAGCCTGGGCGCGTTGGGCATGGCCCCGACGGCGGCCTTCGCCGAGCAGGTGCGTCACTTCAAGCTCGCCCACACCCGTGAAACCCGCAACACCTGCCCGTATTGCTCGGTCGGTTGCGGTTTGATCATGTACAGCCAGGGCGATGCCGGCAAGAACGTGGCGCAAAACATCATTCACATCGAAGGCGACGCCGACCACCCGGTCAATCGCGGCACCCTGTGCCCGAAAGGCGCGGGCCTGCTCGACTTCATTCACAGCCCCGGCCGCTTGCAGTACCCGCAGGTGCGCAAGCCCGGCAGCAATGAATGGACGCGCATCGGCTGGGACGAAGCTCTTGATCGTATCGCCGACCTGATGAAGGCCGACCGCGACGCCAATTTCATCGAGAAAAATGCCGACGGGCAAACGGTGAATCGCTGGCTGACCACCGGTTTTCTCGCGGCGTCGGCGGCCTCCAACGAAGCCGGCTATATCACCCAAAAGGTGATTCGCAGCCTCGGCCTGCTGGGGTTCGATAACCAGGCGCGTGTCTGACACGGCCCGACGGTGGCAAGTCTTGCCCCGACGTACGGCCGTGGCGCCATGACCAATACCTGGACCGATATCGCCAACGCGAATCTGATCCTGGTGATGGGTGGCAACGCAGCAGAAGCGCATCCGTGCGGCTTCAAATGGGTGACCGAGGCCAAGGCGCATAACGCCGCGCGGCTGATCGTGGTCGATCCGCGTTTTACCCGGACTGCTTCGGTGGCCGACTATTACGCGCCGATCCGCACCGGCACCGACATTGCCTTCATGGGCGGGTTGATCAATTACCTGCTGACCGAGGACAAGATCCAGCACGAATACGTGCGCAACTACACCGACGTGTCGTTCATCGTCAAGGCCGGCTATGGCTTCGAAGACGGCTTGTTCAGCGGTTATGACGCGAAGAAGCGCAGCTATATCGACAAGTCCGGCTGGGGCTACGAGTTCGCCGAGGACGGTTTCGTCCGCGTCGACCCGACCCTGCAAGACCCGCGCTGCGTCTATCAGCTGATGAAGCAGCATTACAGCCGCTACAACATCGATCTGGCGAGCCAGATCTGCGGCATGCCCGTCGACGCCATGCAGAAAATCTGGGAAGAAATCGCCACCTGCTCGACACCGGGCAAGACCATGACGATTCTCTATGCGCTCGGCTGGACGCAGCACTCGATCGGCGCGCAGATCATCCGCAGCGCGGCGATGGTGCAACTGTTGCTGGGCAACGTCGGCATGCCCGGCGGCGGAGTCAATGCCTTGCGCGGGCATTCGAACATTCAGGGCCTGACCGACCTCGGCCTGCTGTCCAACGCATTGCCCGGCTACCTCACTCTGGCCAGCGACAGTGAGCAGGACTACGGCCAGTTCATCTTCAAACGCACGCAGGTGCCGCTGAGACCGGGGCAGCTCTCGTACTGGCAGAACTACAGCAAATTCCACGTCAGCCTGATGAAGTCCTGGTACGGCGCCAACGCCACCGCCGAGAACAACTGGCTGTTCGACCATTTGCCGAAGCTCGACATCCCCAACTACGACGTGCTGAAAATGTTCGACCTGATGAGCCAGGGCAAGGTCAACGGCTACTTCTGCCAAGGCTTCAACCCGATCGCCGCACTGCCGGACAAGAACCGGGTGATGGGCGCACTGGCCAAGCTCAAATGGCTAGTGGTGATGGACCCGCTGGCCACGGAAACCTCGGAGTTCTGGCAAAACGTCGGGCCGTACAACGACGTCAAAACCGAGAAAATCCAGACCGAAGTGATTCGCCTGCCGACCACCTGCTTCGCCGAGGAGGATGGCTCGCTGGTCAACAGCAGTCGCTGGCTGCAATGGCACTGGAAAGGCGCCGACGGCCCCGGCGAAGCGCAGACCGACATCCGCATCATGAGCGAACTGTTCCTGCGTCTGCGCCAGCGCTATCAGACCGAGGGCGGCAAGTTTCCCGATCCGCTGCTCAAGCTGTCGTGGCCATACAAGATTCCCGACGAGCCTTCGCCGGAAGAACTGGCGCGGGAAATCAACGGCGCCGCCGTCAGCGATTTCACCGATGCCAGCGGCGTCACGGTCAAGGCCGGCACGCAACTGGCCGGCTTCGGCTTGCTCAAGGACGACGGCAGCACCGCGTCCGGTTGCTGGATCTTCGCCGGCAGCTGGACCGAGGCTGGCAACCAGATGGCCCGCCGCGACAATGCCGACCCGTTCGGCATGCACCAGCATCAGGGCTGGGCCTGGGCGTGGCCGGCCAATCGGCGGATTCTCTACAACCGCGCCTCATCGGACCCGGCGGGCAAGCCGTGGGATCCGAAAAAGCGTCTGGTGTGGTGGAACGGCAAGACCTGGACCGGCACCGACGTGCCGGACTACAAGGCCGACGTGCCGCCGGAAGCCGGGATGAATCCGTTCATCATGAACCCCGAAGGCGTGGCGCGGTTCTTCGCCGTCGACAAGATGAACGAAGGGCCTTTCCCCGAGCACTACGAGCCGTTCGAGACGCCGATTGGCATCAACCCGCTGCATTCGCAGAACAAGAACGCCACCAGTAATCCGGCGGCGCGGATCTTCGATTCGGTCTGGGAAACCCTCGGTGAGGCCAAGGACTACCCGTACGCCGGCACCAGCTACCGGCTCACCGAACATTTCCACTTCTGGAGCAAGCACTGCAAGTTGAACGCGATTGCCCAGCCCGAGCAGTTCGTGGAAATCGGCGAAGTGCTGGCGAACGAGAAGGGTATTGCGGCCGGTGATCGTGTGCGGGTCAGTTGCAAACGCGGCTTTATCGAAGCGGTCGCGGTGGTGACCAAACGCATCCGGCCGCTGCAGGTCAACGGCCAGGTCGTGCATCAGATCGGCATCCCGCTGCACTGGGGATTCACCGGCCTGACGCGTCACGGCTACCTGACCAACACCCTGGTGCCGTTCCTCGGCGATGGCAACACTCAGACCCCGGAATCCAAGTCATTCCTGGTCAACGTGGAGAAACTGTAA
- the fdxH gene encoding formate dehydrogenase subunit beta, with translation MASQDIIARSATTTVPPSVRTQQGVAKLIDTTKCIGCKACQVACSEWNELRDEVGHNHGTYDNPQDLTADSWTLMRFTEHETDAGNLEWLIRKDGCMHCAEPGCLAACPSPGAIIQHANGIVDFDQDHCIGCGYCITGCPFNIPRISQKDHKAYKCTLCSDRVAVGLEPACVKTCPTGAIVFGTKEDMKEHAAERIVDLKSRGFENAGLYDPAGVGGTHVMYVLHHADMPKIYAGLPDHPAISPLVDLWKGISKPLGLLAMGAAVLAGFFHYVRIGPNRVEEDEQPPAPDTSVHVVDPAVHTFDPRGEERP, from the coding sequence ATGGCCAGCCAAGACATCATTGCCCGCTCGGCCACTACCACGGTGCCGCCGTCGGTGAGAACCCAGCAGGGCGTTGCCAAGCTGATCGACACCACCAAATGCATCGGCTGCAAGGCTTGCCAGGTCGCCTGCTCGGAATGGAACGAGCTGCGCGACGAGGTGGGTCACAACCACGGCACCTACGACAATCCGCAGGACCTGACGGCGGACTCATGGACGCTGATGCGCTTCACCGAGCACGAAACCGACGCCGGCAACCTTGAATGGCTGATCCGCAAGGACGGCTGCATGCACTGCGCCGAGCCCGGTTGTCTGGCCGCGTGCCCGAGCCCCGGCGCGATCATTCAGCATGCCAACGGCATCGTCGATTTCGATCAGGATCACTGCATCGGTTGCGGCTATTGCATCACCGGTTGCCCGTTCAACATTCCGCGCATTTCGCAGAAAGATCACAAGGCCTACAAATGCACGCTGTGTTCCGACCGGGTGGCGGTGGGGCTGGAGCCGGCCTGCGTGAAAACCTGCCCGACCGGCGCCATCGTTTTCGGCACCAAGGAAGACATGAAGGAACACGCCGCTGAACGCATCGTCGACCTGAAAAGCCGTGGTTTTGAAAACGCTGGTTTGTATGATCCAGCCGGGGTCGGCGGCACCCATGTGATGTATGTGCTGCACCACGCCGACATGCCGAAAATCTATGCCGGCCTGCCTGATCACCCGGCGATCAGTCCGCTGGTGGATTTGTGGAAAGGCATCAGCAAACCCCTCGGTCTGTTGGCGATGGGGGCGGCGGTGCTGGCCGGGTTCTTCCACTACGTGCGCATCGGCCCGAATCGTGTCGAGGAAGATGAACAGCCGCCAGCGCCTGACACCTCGGTGCACGTGGTCGACCCGGCGGTGCACACCTTCGATCCACGCGGGGAGGAGCGGCCATGA
- a CDS encoding formate dehydrogenase subunit gamma, whose protein sequence is MSNKTILRYSANQRTNHWLVAILFFLAGLSGLALFHPSLFWLSNLFGGGTWTRILHPYMGIAMFVLFLGLVFSFWRSNFFIANDRRWLRRINRVMVNDEESVPPVGKYNAGQKLLFWTLLLCMLALLFTGLVIWRAWFSAYFGITTIRWAMLLHALAGFVLVLSIIVHIYAGLWIKGSVDAMLHGWVSRPWAKKHHELWYREVTRDEQPRDLPERPLTKKG, encoded by the coding sequence ATGAGCAACAAGACTATCCTGCGTTACAGCGCCAACCAGCGCACGAATCACTGGCTGGTGGCGATCCTGTTCTTCCTGGCCGGGTTGTCGGGGCTGGCGTTGTTTCATCCGTCGCTGTTCTGGCTGAGTAATCTGTTCGGCGGCGGCACCTGGACGCGGATCCTGCACCCGTACATGGGCATCGCCATGTTCGTGCTGTTCCTCGGTCTGGTGTTCAGCTTCTGGCGCAGCAATTTCTTCATCGCCAATGACCGCCGGTGGCTGCGGCGGATCAACCGGGTGATGGTCAACGACGAAGAAAGCGTGCCGCCGGTGGGCAAGTACAACGCCGGGCAGAAGCTGCTGTTCTGGACTTTACTGTTGTGCATGCTCGCGTTGTTGTTCACCGGCCTGGTGATCTGGCGCGCGTGGTTCAGTGCGTATTTCGGCATCACCACGATCCGCTGGGCCATGTTGTTGCATGCGCTGGCCGGGTTCGTGCTGGTGCTGAGCATCATCGTGCACATCTACGCCGGTTTGTGGATCAAGGGTTCGGTCGACGCCATGCTGCATGGCTGGGTCAGCCGGCCGTGGGCGAAAAAACACCATGAACTGTGGTACCGCGAGGTGACCCGCGACGAACAGCCTCGGGACCTGCCCGAGCGA